Proteins encoded by one window of Sporichthya brevicatena:
- a CDS encoding ABC1 kinase family protein, whose translation MSEASRGPGDIPIRAVTRGAKLAALPLGMAGRATLGIGKRIGGKPAEKVTAEIQQRTAEQIFKTLGELKGGAMKFGQALSVFEAALPEPVIAPYRATLVKLQEAAPPLPARVVHDVLRTNLGPDWQDLFTEFDAKAVAAASVGQVHRATWSDGRDVAVKIQYPGAGEALLGDLNQISRLARLFGSMVPGLDIKALMVELKERVAEELDYALEADSQRAFAAAFADDPDFCVPQVVHQAGNVLVTEWIDGTPLSKVIAEGDQETRNRAGVLYHRFHLASPTRAGKLHADPHPGNFRMLPDGRLGVLDFGAVNHLPEGVPPVIGVLLQQALRGEAKAVVDGLRAEGFLKPSIDLDPDRALAYLLPFLEPVTVPEFQFSRAWLRAQGQRIGDPRSPNYSTGLQFNLPPRYLLLHRVWLGSIGVLCQLEAAGPWREELAAWLPGADGLTDIPYRTPEEIVGE comes from the coding sequence GTGAGTGAGGCGTCCCGAGGACCAGGCGACATCCCGATCCGGGCCGTGACCCGGGGCGCCAAGTTGGCCGCGCTGCCCCTGGGCATGGCCGGCCGGGCGACGCTCGGCATCGGCAAGCGGATCGGGGGCAAGCCCGCCGAGAAGGTCACCGCCGAGATCCAGCAGCGCACCGCCGAGCAGATCTTCAAGACGCTCGGCGAGCTCAAGGGCGGGGCCATGAAGTTCGGCCAGGCCCTGTCGGTGTTCGAGGCCGCGCTGCCCGAGCCGGTGATCGCGCCGTACCGCGCCACGCTGGTCAAACTCCAGGAGGCGGCCCCGCCGCTGCCGGCCCGGGTCGTCCACGACGTCCTGCGGACCAACCTCGGTCCCGACTGGCAGGACCTGTTCACCGAGTTCGACGCCAAGGCCGTCGCGGCGGCGAGCGTCGGGCAGGTGCACCGCGCGACCTGGTCGGACGGCCGGGACGTCGCGGTCAAGATCCAGTACCCCGGCGCCGGTGAGGCCCTGCTCGGCGACCTGAACCAGATCAGCCGCCTCGCCCGCCTGTTCGGCTCGATGGTGCCGGGCCTCGACATCAAGGCGCTCATGGTCGAGCTCAAGGAGCGCGTCGCCGAGGAGCTCGACTACGCCCTCGAGGCCGACTCCCAGCGCGCCTTCGCGGCCGCCTTCGCCGACGACCCGGACTTCTGCGTCCCGCAGGTCGTCCACCAGGCCGGGAACGTTCTCGTCACCGAGTGGATCGACGGCACGCCGCTGTCGAAGGTGATCGCCGAGGGCGACCAGGAGACGCGCAACCGCGCGGGCGTCCTCTACCACCGCTTCCACCTGGCGAGCCCGACCCGGGCCGGCAAACTGCACGCCGACCCGCACCCCGGCAACTTCCGGATGCTGCCCGACGGGCGCCTCGGCGTCCTCGACTTCGGCGCGGTCAACCACCTGCCCGAGGGCGTCCCGCCGGTCATCGGCGTGCTGCTGCAGCAGGCGCTGCGCGGCGAGGCGAAGGCGGTCGTCGACGGCCTGCGCGCCGAGGGTTTCCTCAAGCCGAGCATCGACCTCGACCCCGACCGGGCCCTGGCCTACCTGCTGCCGTTCCTGGAGCCGGTCACCGTGCCGGAGTTCCAGTTCAGCCGCGCCTGGCTGCGCGCGCAGGGCCAGCGCATCGGCGACCCCCGCTCCCCCAACTACTCCACCGGCCTGCAGTTCAACCTGCCGCCGCGGTACCTGCTGCTCCACCGGGTGTGGCTCGGCTCGATCGGCGTCCTGTGCCAGCTCGAGGCCGCCGGCCCGTGGCGCGAGGAGCTCGCCGCCTGGCTCCCCGGGGCCGACGGGCTCACCGACATCCCCTACCGCACCCCCGAGGAGATCGTCGGCGAGTAG
- a CDS encoding M48 family metallopeptidase encodes MTSRRRAGAADEVAFDQVEVRRSTRRRSTVSAYREDGRTVVLIPARMSRADERYWVETMLARLQAQEARGRPSDAELMTRARELSNRYLGGSAVPTSVRWADNQVNRWGSCTPIDATIRLSTRLQGMPRYVVDYVLLHELAHLLVPDHSAAFWKLLEPYPRTERARGYLDGVSSAAGLDLSESSDAPEA; translated from the coding sequence ATGACCTCGCGTCGGCGCGCCGGGGCGGCGGACGAGGTCGCCTTCGACCAGGTCGAGGTCCGTCGCAGCACGCGGCGGCGCAGCACCGTGTCCGCCTACCGCGAGGACGGGCGGACGGTGGTGCTGATCCCCGCCCGCATGAGCCGCGCCGACGAGCGCTACTGGGTCGAGACGATGCTGGCCCGCCTGCAGGCCCAGGAGGCGCGGGGCCGCCCCAGTGACGCCGAGCTGATGACCCGGGCCCGCGAGCTCTCGAACCGCTACCTGGGCGGCTCGGCCGTCCCGACCTCGGTGCGCTGGGCCGACAACCAGGTCAACCGCTGGGGCTCGTGCACCCCGATCGACGCGACCATCCGGCTCTCCACCCGGCTGCAGGGGATGCCCCGCTACGTCGTCGACTACGTGCTCCTGCACGAGCTCGCGCACCTGCTCGTGCCCGACCACAGCGCCGCGTTCTGGAAGCTGCTGGAGCCCTACCCCCGCACCGAGCGGGCCCGGGGCTACCTGGACGGCGTCTCCTCCGCCGCCGGGCTCGACCTGTCCGAGTCCTCCGACGCCCCCGAGGCGTGA
- a CDS encoding ThiF family adenylyltransferase, translated as MPAPTPLRRPKLKTGLVRLRRGPATVQFGLDPDRAVLVSGLDAALDDFLDRLDGTVRPADLARRLRIPAARVRRLLAELAAADLLEDAAATADGWDRLPVTSRDRLAPDLAAATLAHPGPDAGKRALSRRLAAAVQIRGGGRVGATAAALLAAAGVGHVHVVDDAVTTPADLAPGGLRLAELGQPRGAAATTVAGEFAALPWAPAAPPALVILADRLPGLGDADDLVRAGTPHLVAALRETEGVVGPLVLPFRSSCLHCHHLTRTDRDRAWPHLAAQLAVAGLTAEPRPADVVLATLVAAQAALEALSYLDTGHADTVDGTLHLRLPDGARRRRSWRRHPACGCAWAERSAG; from the coding sequence GTGCCTGCGCCGACGCCGCTGCGTCGCCCCAAGCTGAAGACCGGTCTCGTCCGGCTCCGCCGCGGCCCCGCGACCGTCCAGTTCGGTCTGGACCCTGATCGCGCCGTCCTCGTCTCCGGCCTCGACGCCGCGCTGGACGACTTCCTGGACCGCCTCGACGGCACGGTCCGCCCCGCCGACCTCGCGCGGCGCCTGCGCATCCCCGCGGCCCGTGTCCGGCGCCTGCTGGCCGAACTCGCGGCCGCCGACCTGCTGGAGGACGCCGCAGCCACCGCCGACGGCTGGGACCGGCTCCCCGTCACCTCCCGGGACCGTCTCGCGCCGGACCTCGCGGCGGCGACCCTCGCCCACCCCGGCCCGGACGCCGGGAAACGGGCCCTGTCGCGCCGGCTGGCCGCGGCGGTCCAGATCCGCGGCGGCGGCCGCGTGGGGGCGACGGCGGCCGCCCTGCTCGCCGCGGCGGGGGTCGGCCACGTCCACGTCGTCGACGACGCCGTCACCACACCCGCCGACCTCGCTCCCGGGGGACTGCGGCTCGCCGAGCTCGGGCAGCCGCGCGGTGCCGCGGCCACGACGGTCGCCGGCGAGTTCGCGGCGCTGCCCTGGGCGCCCGCCGCTCCCCCGGCCCTGGTGATCCTGGCCGACCGGCTGCCGGGGCTCGGGGACGCGGACGACCTTGTGCGGGCCGGCACGCCGCACCTGGTGGCCGCGCTGCGCGAGACGGAGGGGGTCGTGGGGCCGCTCGTCCTGCCGTTCCGCAGCTCGTGCCTGCACTGCCACCACCTGACCCGTACCGACCGCGACCGGGCCTGGCCGCACCTCGCGGCCCAGCTCGCCGTGGCGGGGCTCACAGCCGAGCCCCGTCCCGCCGACGTGGTCCTCGCCACGCTGGTGGCCGCCCAGGCGGCCCTGGAGGCGTTGTCCTACCTGGACACGGGGCACGCCGACACCGTCGACGGCACGCTGCATCTCCGCCTGCCGGACGGGGCACGCCGCCGCCGGAGCTGGCGCCGCCACCCCGCCTGCGGCTGCGCCTGGGCCGAGCGGAGCGCCGGCTGA
- a CDS encoding molybdenum cofactor biosynthesis protein MoaE: protein MSDAVRLVEIRDVPLDPAEILALVEDPAAGGISMFVGTVRDNDQDKNVTGLQYSAHPTAADKMREICERIAATHDVIKVAAVHRVGDLDIGGLAVVVAVSTGHRGEAFAACKELIDTIKAETPIWKHQLFTDGSTEWVGTP from the coding sequence ATGAGCGACGCGGTACGGCTGGTCGAGATCCGGGACGTCCCCCTGGACCCGGCGGAGATCCTCGCGCTGGTCGAGGACCCGGCCGCGGGCGGCATCTCGATGTTCGTCGGCACGGTCCGGGACAACGACCAGGACAAGAACGTGACCGGCCTGCAGTACTCGGCGCACCCGACCGCCGCGGACAAGATGCGGGAGATCTGCGAGCGCATCGCCGCGACGCACGACGTGATCAAGGTGGCCGCCGTGCACCGGGTCGGGGATCTCGACATCGGCGGGCTCGCGGTCGTCGTCGCCGTCTCGACCGGGCACCGGGGCGAGGCGTTCGCGGCCTGCAAGGAGCTCATCGACACGATCAAGGCCGAGACGCCGATCTGGAAGCACCAGCTCTTCACCGACGGTTCGACCGAGTGGGTCGGCACCCCGTAG
- a CDS encoding NAD-dependent epimerase/dehydratase family protein gives MTPPQRQVRSERTGPRSAGPASGKSGTARGTATGKATGKAPKRWSAARAAAGRGTGRGLVVAITGADSGLGRRLAEQLTGHPEVAELRPIATGEPLLADRLAGASVLVHLEISFDAEPTVANVPVAAAALDAAGRAGVPRVVLCTSAMVYGADEANPLPLDEDAPLRATPERGLVAELMEIEDLARAARPAAGAGALTVLRPAMLVGGGMDTVLTRHFSSTRLLHLQGVRPAWQFCHVDDLVSALEYAALGKVSGAVTVGCEGWLEQEDVELVAGLRRITLPSSLAFGAAERLARLGVGAAPASELRYVAYPWVVSSERLRTAGWRARYDNVAALEAMLVDLGARPANAHRASLGAAGAAVAMMGTAAILRPARRRRRA, from the coding sequence ATGACGCCGCCGCAGCGGCAGGTTCGCTCTGAGCGCACGGGACCGCGCTCAGCCGGCCCGGCGTCCGGGAAGTCCGGGACGGCGCGCGGGACGGCGACCGGCAAAGCGACCGGGAAGGCGCCGAAGCGCTGGAGCGCGGCGCGCGCGGCCGCGGGGCGGGGGACCGGCCGCGGGCTGGTCGTGGCGATCACCGGCGCGGACAGCGGGCTGGGGCGGCGGCTGGCCGAGCAGCTGACCGGGCACCCCGAGGTCGCGGAGCTGCGTCCGATCGCCACCGGCGAGCCCCTGCTCGCGGACCGGCTCGCGGGGGCGTCGGTGCTGGTGCACCTGGAGATCTCCTTCGACGCGGAGCCGACGGTGGCGAACGTGCCGGTCGCCGCCGCGGCGCTCGACGCGGCCGGGCGTGCGGGCGTGCCCCGCGTCGTCCTGTGCACCTCGGCGATGGTCTACGGGGCCGACGAGGCCAACCCGTTGCCGTTGGACGAGGACGCCCCGCTGCGCGCGACGCCGGAGCGCGGCCTGGTGGCCGAGCTGATGGAGATCGAGGACCTGGCCCGCGCCGCGCGGCCGGCCGCCGGGGCCGGCGCGCTGACCGTGCTGCGCCCGGCGATGCTCGTCGGCGGCGGGATGGACACCGTCCTGACCCGGCACTTCTCCTCGACGAGGCTGCTGCACCTGCAGGGCGTCCGGCCGGCCTGGCAGTTCTGCCACGTCGACGACCTGGTCTCGGCGCTGGAGTACGCGGCGCTCGGGAAGGTCTCCGGCGCCGTCACCGTCGGGTGCGAGGGGTGGCTGGAGCAGGAGGACGTGGAACTGGTCGCGGGGCTGCGGCGCATCACGCTGCCGTCGTCGCTGGCCTTCGGGGCGGCGGAGCGGCTCGCGCGCCTCGGCGTCGGCGCCGCGCCGGCCTCCGAGCTGCGCTACGTCGCCTACCCGTGGGTGGTCTCCAGCGAGCGGCTACGGACCGCCGGGTGGCGTGCGCGGTACGACAACGTCGCCGCTCTGGAGGCGATGCTGGTCGACCTGGGGGCGCGCCCGGCGAACGCGCACCGGGCGTCCCTTGGCGCGGCCGGGGCCGCGGTCGCCATGATGGGGACCGCGGCGATCCTGCGCCCGGCCCGCCGGCGGCGGCGCGCATGA
- a CDS encoding PH domain-containing protein: MSGTSSGPGGLGLGRIPAALDDDGRLTVRQHAVLATGVFLTVVIGALAVTVLLDPGESGGTGHAFTDRWVFGAIVVPAAYGIRRYLFRPRIVVDAGGVRFDNAFSTVALPWEDVADARGRGFVEVVGTDGDCARAVLYGPTFSGPLTREERPAALIALIRAEATRRNGRDPLPEDYAATPLVSDLGGDPEDRPVPDPVIHPRPSYGVPEAVTYLVLWTLACAVAAALA; this comes from the coding sequence GTGAGCGGCACCTCCTCCGGCCCGGGCGGGCTGGGGCTGGGACGCATCCCGGCCGCCCTCGACGACGACGGGCGTCTGACGGTCCGCCAGCACGCCGTGCTCGCCACCGGGGTGTTCCTCACCGTCGTCATCGGCGCCCTGGCGGTCACGGTCCTGCTCGACCCCGGTGAGTCCGGCGGCACCGGCCACGCCTTCACCGACCGCTGGGTCTTCGGCGCGATCGTCGTGCCCGCCGCCTACGGCATCCGCCGCTACCTGTTCCGCCCCCGGATCGTCGTCGACGCCGGCGGGGTCCGATTCGACAACGCGTTCTCCACGGTCGCGCTCCCGTGGGAGGACGTGGCCGACGCCCGCGGCCGCGGCTTCGTCGAGGTCGTCGGCACCGACGGCGACTGCGCCCGTGCCGTGCTCTACGGCCCCACGTTCTCCGGCCCCCTGACGCGCGAGGAACGGCCGGCCGCCCTCATCGCGTTGATCCGGGCCGAGGCCACCCGGCGCAACGGCCGCGACCCGCTGCCCGAGGACTACGCGGCCACCCCGCTCGTCTCCGACCTCGGCGGGGACCCCGAGGACCGCCCCGTCCCCGACCCGGTGATCCACCCGCGGCCGAGCTACGGCGTGCCGGAGGCCGTGACCTACCTGGTGCTCTGGACGCTGGCCTGCGCCGTCGCCGCTGCCCTGGCCTGA
- a CDS encoding NUDIX hydrolase, which produces MSLHADAVKVLTAYQPTDEHQQSLRASFLTFLGANAGAMTRECRPAHLTGSAIIVDATGERVLLTFHSKAHMWLQMGGHCEPGDQALADVALREAREESGIATLTLLPDPVLLDRHPAPCSPYVEHHLDVMYVAIAPADAVEQISPESIRLGWFTPDEIPEPTDDAVRRLARAGTARVRAELAGR; this is translated from the coding sequence GTGAGCCTGCATGCCGACGCCGTCAAGGTTCTGACGGCGTATCAGCCCACGGACGAGCACCAGCAGAGCCTGCGGGCGTCGTTCCTGACGTTCCTCGGCGCGAATGCCGGCGCGATGACGCGCGAGTGCCGGCCCGCGCACCTGACCGGCAGCGCGATCATCGTCGACGCGACCGGCGAGCGGGTGCTGCTCACCTTCCACAGCAAGGCCCACATGTGGCTGCAGATGGGCGGGCACTGCGAGCCGGGCGACCAGGCTCTCGCCGACGTCGCGCTGCGCGAGGCGCGCGAGGAGTCGGGCATCGCCACCCTCACCCTGCTCCCCGACCCCGTCCTGCTCGATCGCCACCCCGCGCCCTGCTCGCCGTACGTCGAGCACCATCTCGACGTCATGTACGTCGCGATCGCGCCGGCCGACGCCGTCGAGCAGATCAGCCCGGAGTCCATCCGCCTGGGCTGGTTCACCCCGGACGAGATTCCCGAGCCCACCGACGACGCGGTGCGCCGCCTCGCCCGGGCCGGGACCGCCCGCGTCCGCGCCGAGCTCGCCGGCCGGTGA
- a CDS encoding PPA1309 family protein — translation MNPFLHSALVDIEQHVAQGGWDQPTRLYALVETATLLREEPSLMEEFQRMGIDRPPAFTPVEQEDLPDMPLDEILAQITWGEQVTGCAIAVERLVLPAEVEVTIPHDSPEMPAYVAAHPLREEIRLVAAVLRNGHRDCALRMRSNDKDEEVLFGEDLAPGLLEALLGTFSEYDYEQVNEEDLTDEERELLAQERAAAAEGHEHGPGCNHDEDDHGHGHGHGHGH, via the coding sequence GTGAACCCCTTCCTCCACTCCGCGCTGGTCGACATCGAGCAGCACGTCGCGCAGGGCGGCTGGGACCAGCCGACCCGGCTGTACGCCCTGGTCGAGACCGCGACCCTTCTCCGCGAGGAGCCCTCCCTGATGGAGGAGTTCCAGCGGATGGGCATCGACCGGCCCCCGGCCTTCACGCCGGTCGAGCAGGAGGACCTGCCCGACATGCCGCTGGACGAGATCCTCGCCCAGATCACCTGGGGCGAGCAGGTCACGGGCTGCGCGATCGCCGTCGAGCGGCTCGTGCTCCCGGCCGAGGTCGAGGTCACGATCCCCCACGACTCCCCCGAGATGCCGGCCTACGTCGCCGCGCACCCGCTGCGCGAGGAGATCCGGCTCGTCGCCGCGGTCCTGCGCAACGGCCACCGGGACTGCGCGCTGCGCATGCGCTCCAACGACAAGGACGAGGAGGTCCTGTTCGGTGAGGACCTCGCCCCCGGCCTGCTCGAGGCCCTGCTCGGCACCTTCAGCGAGTACGACTACGAGCAGGTGAACGAGGAGGACCTCACGGACGAGGAGCGCGAGCTGCTCGCCCAGGAGCGCGCCGCCGCGGCCGAGGGCCACGAGCACGGCCCCGGCTGCAACCACGACGAGGACGATCACGGCCACGGGCACGGCCACGGGCACGGCCACTGA
- a CDS encoding DUF5679 domain-containing protein translates to MAETYTGEAYCVKCKEKRDFTGEVKVSDSGRRMAQGICKVCGTKLNRILGKA, encoded by the coding sequence ATGGCCGAGACCTACACCGGCGAGGCGTACTGCGTGAAGTGCAAGGAGAAGCGCGACTTCACCGGCGAGGTGAAGGTCAGCGACTCCGGCCGCCGCATGGCGCAGGGCATCTGCAAGGTGTGCGGCACCAAGCTGAACCGCATTCTCGGCAAGGCCTGA
- a CDS encoding PDZ domain-containing protein: protein MLNRLGARQARTVTLSVTGVLLAVMVACLLLLPVPYARLSPGPATDTLGEANGKPLIVISGRQTFPTTGKLDLTTVAISNPSHRMSLFEAMQGWLQSGVAVVPRNTVYPDNLSAEDIEARNVQEMALSQTHATAAALKQLKIPLVANTVVAALTEGTPAWGKLQVADRILRIDGVKVTGPAQVVELVRKHKPGEQVAFVLERDGKRVNQTLTTAPNPDDPSIPFVGITPDVDYEFPFQVTISLDDVGGPSAGLMFALGIIERLTPEDITGGRHIAGTGSISDDGVVGKIGGIQMKILGARKAGATVFMVPAGNCREAAANRPDGIQLVRVDTLDTAVKALNAIRTGQGTVPTC from the coding sequence GTGCTGAACCGACTCGGCGCGCGGCAGGCGCGGACCGTCACGCTCTCGGTGACGGGTGTGCTCCTGGCGGTCATGGTGGCGTGCCTGCTCCTGCTGCCCGTCCCGTACGCGCGGCTCTCGCCCGGCCCGGCCACCGACACCCTCGGTGAGGCGAACGGCAAGCCGCTGATCGTCATCTCCGGGCGGCAGACGTTCCCGACCACCGGAAAGCTCGACCTGACGACGGTCGCGATCAGCAACCCGAGCCACCGGATGAGCCTGTTCGAGGCGATGCAGGGCTGGCTGCAGTCCGGCGTCGCCGTCGTGCCGCGCAACACCGTCTACCCGGACAACCTGTCGGCCGAGGACATCGAGGCCCGCAACGTCCAGGAGATGGCGTTGTCGCAGACGCACGCGACCGCGGCGGCGCTCAAGCAGCTCAAGATCCCGCTGGTCGCGAACACCGTGGTCGCGGCCCTGACCGAGGGCACCCCGGCCTGGGGCAAGCTCCAGGTCGCCGACCGGATCCTGCGCATCGACGGGGTGAAGGTCACCGGCCCGGCACAGGTCGTCGAGCTCGTCCGCAAGCACAAGCCGGGGGAGCAGGTCGCGTTCGTCCTCGAGCGCGACGGCAAGCGGGTCAACCAGACGCTGACCACCGCGCCGAACCCGGACGACCCGTCGATCCCGTTCGTGGGCATCACCCCCGACGTCGACTACGAGTTCCCGTTCCAGGTGACGATCTCCCTGGACGACGTCGGCGGCCCGAGCGCCGGCCTGATGTTCGCGCTCGGCATCATCGAGCGCCTGACGCCGGAGGACATCACCGGCGGCCGGCACATCGCAGGCACCGGCTCGATCTCCGACGACGGGGTCGTCGGCAAGATCGGCGGCATCCAGATGAAGATCCTCGGCGCCCGCAAGGCCGGGGCGACCGTCTTCATGGTCCCGGCCGGCAACTGCCGTGAGGCCGCGGCGAACCGGCCCGACGGGATTCAGCTGGTCCGCGTCGACACCCTCGACACCGCGGTGAAGGCCCTCAACGCGATCCGCACCGGGCAGGGCACCGTCCCGACCTGCTGA
- a CDS encoding zinc-dependent metalloprotease has product MSVPFGFGMPGGGDDDPGKNLGPDNPFAALFSGDPNALGAMFTQLGQMLSYSGGPVNWDLAKDVARKTVAAAGGDRSMGAGERAEVDEAIRLAELWLDPLTVMPAGANASLAWSRAEWIENTLSVWKQLVEPVAARVVEAMGGALPGQLPEEMREAAAPLMGMMKQMGGAMFGAQVGQALGSLAGEVFGATDIGLPLGPPARATLVPANVAAFGQGLGVPADQVRLFLALREAAHQRLFAHVPWLRAHVLDAVESYARGISVQMDKLEEIVSGLDPTNPEAIGQAFHEGMFTPENTPAQRAALARLETILALIEGWVDKVAGAAAAEHLAAAPQLREAVRRRRATGGPAEQTFGTLIGLELRPRRFREAAELWQRLTEARGVDGRDALWAHPDLLPTADDLDHPAAFVEAAQISGGSDLDISSLLDGSLGEAPPEQPPPGSTEGDGNSEK; this is encoded by the coding sequence ATGAGCGTGCCCTTCGGATTCGGGATGCCGGGCGGCGGGGACGACGACCCCGGCAAGAACCTGGGCCCCGACAACCCCTTCGCCGCCCTCTTCAGCGGCGACCCCAACGCGCTCGGCGCGATGTTCACCCAGCTCGGGCAGATGCTGTCCTACAGCGGCGGCCCGGTGAACTGGGACCTCGCCAAGGACGTCGCCCGCAAGACCGTGGCGGCCGCCGGCGGCGACCGTTCGATGGGCGCCGGTGAGCGGGCCGAGGTCGACGAGGCGATCCGCCTCGCCGAGCTGTGGCTGGACCCGCTGACCGTCATGCCGGCCGGCGCCAACGCGTCCCTGGCCTGGAGCCGCGCGGAGTGGATCGAGAACACGCTCTCGGTGTGGAAGCAGCTCGTCGAGCCCGTCGCCGCCCGCGTGGTCGAGGCGATGGGCGGCGCGCTGCCGGGCCAGCTCCCCGAGGAGATGCGCGAGGCCGCGGCCCCGCTGATGGGGATGATGAAGCAGATGGGCGGCGCGATGTTCGGCGCCCAGGTCGGGCAGGCGCTCGGCTCGCTGGCCGGCGAGGTGTTCGGCGCGACCGACATCGGTCTGCCGCTCGGCCCGCCGGCGCGGGCCACGCTCGTCCCCGCGAACGTGGCCGCCTTCGGGCAGGGCCTCGGCGTCCCGGCGGACCAGGTCCGGCTCTTCCTCGCGCTTCGCGAGGCGGCGCACCAGCGCCTGTTCGCCCACGTGCCGTGGCTGCGCGCGCACGTCCTCGACGCCGTCGAGTCCTACGCCCGGGGCATCTCGGTGCAGATGGACAAGCTGGAGGAGATCGTCTCCGGCCTCGACCCGACGAACCCCGAGGCGATCGGGCAGGCGTTTCACGAGGGCATGTTCACCCCGGAGAACACCCCCGCGCAGCGGGCCGCGCTCGCGCGTCTCGAGACGATCCTCGCCCTCATCGAGGGGTGGGTCGACAAGGTCGCCGGCGCCGCCGCGGCCGAGCACCTCGCCGCCGCCCCGCAGCTGCGCGAAGCCGTCCGCCGCCGCCGCGCGACCGGTGGCCCGGCGGAGCAGACGTTCGGGACTCTCATCGGTCTCGAACTGCGGCCGCGCCGGTTCCGCGAGGCCGCCGAGCTGTGGCAGCGCCTGACCGAGGCCCGCGGGGTCGACGGCCGCGACGCGCTCTGGGCGCACCCGGACCTGCTGCCCACCGCCGACGACCTCGACCACCCCGCCGCGTTCGTCGAGGCCGCGCAGATCTCCGGCGGCAGCGACCTCGACATCTCGAGTCTGCTCGACGGCAGCCTCGGTGAGGCCCCGCCGGAGCAGCCCCCGCCGGGGAGCACCGAGGGCGACGGCAACTCCGAGAAGTGA